Proteins co-encoded in one Anabaena sphaerica FACHB-251 genomic window:
- a CDS encoding DUF1565 domain-containing protein, which translates to MSPLQWFHKRIVDILSTKLICAYLLKLSVLPSSILSVSVALGIGSIALLETNFSSAIAQITIRTEQKLNNERTISQVHLLFVNPSLGNDQNGNGSEIAPLKTITQALQLAQPNTVIMLSPATYSPNTGEVFPLILKQGVAIQGDPGNKGRGVNILGGGEYLSRSFGRQNVAIVGANQASLSGVTVTNTNSRGYGLWIESTNTVVEENTFTSSTQDGISITGNATPTVSKNYFQGNGANGITISGDSRAEIRENLLQRTGFGINIAQNAAPVIVGNQILDNRSGIVAQANTSPILRNNLIQGSQEDGLVIIAQATPDLGSSREPGGNEFRNNRRSDINAKAAKQVIYAVGNNLNKNRIIGNVDTSGRTAPIVRNSTPTFISVQEVPKEPEIVFAAPSIPKTFNPSAMILSRGRNTRPNSPLPQLPATNVNVQGSLPSNTSQPSTWQTQDTPQLNYVRVEPGVIEFTAPQASLPTRTTVNNSRIVTAPRGYTTTRSGVRYRVIVPVTSNTQQELVRSIAPDAFSKVSQGRRVMQVGVFSSQDNASEMVQLLNSKGLRAIIQQVN; encoded by the coding sequence ATGTCTCCCCTTCAATGGTTTCATAAGCGTATAGTAGATATCCTGTCAACAAAGCTAATTTGTGCCTACCTACTGAAACTTTCAGTTTTGCCATCCTCAATATTGAGTGTGAGCGTTGCTTTGGGAATAGGAAGTATAGCACTTTTAGAGACAAATTTTAGCAGTGCCATTGCTCAGATTACCATCAGAACAGAACAGAAACTCAACAATGAGAGAACAATTTCTCAGGTTCACCTCCTGTTTGTCAACCCCAGTCTCGGCAATGATCAAAATGGGAATGGTAGTGAAATAGCTCCTTTGAAGACAATTACCCAAGCTTTGCAACTAGCACAACCAAATACTGTCATTATGCTTTCTCCTGCTACATACAGCCCCAACACAGGTGAAGTATTTCCCTTAATCCTCAAACAGGGTGTAGCTATTCAAGGAGACCCTGGCAACAAAGGCAGAGGTGTGAATATTTTAGGCGGTGGTGAATACCTCAGTCGCAGCTTTGGCCGTCAAAATGTGGCTATTGTTGGTGCAAATCAAGCTAGTTTAAGCGGTGTTACAGTCACTAACACCAACAGTCGTGGTTATGGTTTATGGATTGAATCTACGAATACAGTAGTTGAGGAAAATACTTTTACTAGCAGTACTCAAGACGGAATTTCCATCACTGGTAATGCTACTCCGACGGTGAGCAAAAATTATTTTCAGGGCAATGGTGCTAATGGAATTACAATTTCTGGTGATTCTCGTGCGGAAATTCGGGAAAATCTCTTGCAACGCACTGGTTTTGGCATTAACATCGCCCAAAACGCTGCTCCTGTAATTGTTGGTAATCAAATTTTAGACAACAGATCCGGGATTGTAGCTCAAGCCAATACCAGCCCAATTTTGCGGAATAATCTTATTCAAGGCAGTCAAGAAGATGGTTTGGTGATCATTGCCCAAGCTACGCCAGATTTAGGTAGTAGCAGAGAACCTGGTGGGAACGAATTTCGCAATAATCGTCGTTCTGATATTAACGCCAAAGCTGCCAAGCAAGTAATTTATGCTGTCGGCAATAACCTCAATAAAAATCGCATTATCGGTAATGTAGATACTAGCGGTAGAACAGCACCAATTGTCAGGAATTCTACACCCACTTTTATATCTGTACAGGAAGTTCCTAAAGAACCAGAAATTGTTTTTGCGGCTCCCAGCATTCCCAAAACTTTTAACCCGTCGGCTATGATCCTATCCAGGGGCAGAAATACACGCCCAAATAGTCCATTACCACAGCTACCAGCTACTAATGTTAACGTACAGGGTTCTTTACCCAGCAATACTTCCCAACCAAGCACCTGGCAAACACAAGACACACCACAATTAAATTATGTGCGAGTTGAACCGGGAGTAATTGAGTTTACTGCGCCTCAAGCATCCCTCCCGACACGGACAACTGTTAACAATTCCCGAATAGTGACAGCACCCAGAGGTTATACAACTACTAGGTCTGGTGTACGTTATCGCGTCATAGTGCCAGTTACCAGCAACACACAACAGGAATTAGTGCGTTCTATAGCCCCTGATGCTTTTTCTAAAGTCTCACAAGGTCGCAGAGTGATGCAAGTAGGAGTTTTTAGCAGTCAAGATAATGCCAGTGAAATGGTTCAACTCTTGAATAGCAAGGGTTTGAGAGCCATTATTCAGCAGGTTAATTAA
- a CDS encoding S-layer homology domain-containing protein — translation MVVATLHVNSVTGNDTNTGSRLSPFKTITRALKATTAPGIIQLAPGTYSTATGEVFPLIIPGEMLLVGNESNKGQEIIISGSGEYQSPSFGMQNITLLLLGDASILGVTVTNPINKGTGIWIESTAPTLANNTFSKCGREGIFTSGNAKPAILDNVFVQNVASGLMMARYSKGEVLRNVFENNPVGIAMSDFAAPLVANNKLIKNRLAVGISRDASPVLRRNLICQNTQGGLLINGNAVPDLGKPQDPADNIFRDHKDFDLQNLSSQQVTSVGNQLNPAQVKGVVKFIAATADTPSQVISTSFSDLDGHWATAFVEALVNKGFISGFPDGTFQPATPITRAQYAALITKTFQLSASNKLDRFKDVKTDFWAASAIASAADGGFLSGFPDGTFRPGQNLTKVQAIVSIVNGLKFSGSNPNGLNVYSDRAQIPSYAINAVTLATQKLLIINYPQLELLEPLREITRAEVAALIYQALVARGQAEVIPSLYIVKPDTEIPSFSDLVGHWAEPFIRALVSMNLTQGFADGSYQPDKPMTRAQYTALIAAAFNPTPKRPVTEFTDVPGDFWAAKAIQIAASGGFVGGFSDRTFRPHQNVQRIQVIVSLVNGLGLPAANSDLLIAYTDRKSIPEYARTAIATAIQQNIIINYPDPKLLAPTRDATRAEVAAMIYQALVVLKRVKPI, via the coding sequence ATGGTTGTTGCGACACTCCACGTAAATTCTGTCACAGGTAATGATACTAATACTGGTTCTCGGTTGAGTCCGTTCAAAACTATCACCCGTGCCTTAAAAGCCACCACCGCACCGGGAATTATTCAGTTAGCACCAGGGACTTACAGCACTGCAACGGGTGAGGTTTTTCCCTTAATCATTCCTGGGGAAATGTTACTGGTTGGTAATGAATCTAACAAAGGTCAGGAAATTATTATTTCTGGGAGTGGTGAATATCAAAGTCCCAGCTTTGGTATGCAAAATATCACCTTGTTATTATTAGGTGATGCCAGTATCTTAGGTGTAACTGTTACCAACCCTATCAATAAAGGTACGGGGATTTGGATTGAATCCACAGCCCCAACTTTAGCTAATAATACTTTCAGTAAATGTGGAAGGGAAGGAATATTTACCAGCGGTAACGCCAAACCTGCAATTTTAGATAATGTGTTTGTACAAAATGTTGCCAGTGGGTTAATGATGGCACGTTATAGCAAAGGGGAAGTGTTGCGGAATGTGTTTGAAAATAACCCCGTAGGGATAGCTATGAGCGATTTTGCAGCGCCTTTAGTAGCAAATAACAAACTGATCAAGAACCGATTAGCAGTGGGTATTTCTCGTGATGCTAGTCCGGTATTACGACGAAATCTGATTTGTCAAAATACGCAAGGTGGTTTGTTGATCAATGGTAATGCGGTTCCTGATTTGGGCAAACCCCAAGATCCGGCTGATAATATTTTTCGTGATCACAAAGATTTCGATCTTCAAAATTTATCATCTCAACAGGTGACTTCTGTAGGAAATCAGTTGAATCCTGCTCAGGTTAAGGGCGTGGTAAAATTTATTGCCGCTACAGCCGATACTCCTAGCCAAGTCATCAGTACCAGTTTTTCAGACTTAGATGGACATTGGGCAACGGCTTTTGTTGAAGCATTAGTGAATAAAGGTTTTATCAGTGGTTTCCCTGATGGCACTTTTCAACCAGCTACACCAATTACCCGCGCTCAATATGCTGCTTTAATTACCAAGACTTTTCAACTATCTGCTAGTAATAAACTCGATAGATTTAAAGATGTAAAAACTGATTTTTGGGCGGCTTCAGCCATTGCTAGTGCGGCTGATGGAGGCTTTTTGAGTGGCTTTCCTGATGGTACTTTTAGGCCAGGACAAAATTTAACCAAGGTGCAGGCAATAGTATCAATTGTCAATGGCTTAAAATTCAGTGGTAGTAATCCTAATGGGTTAAATGTGTATAGCGATCGCGCCCAAATTCCCAGTTATGCCATTAATGCGGTGACACTTGCTACCCAAAAACTGCTAATTATCAATTATCCCCAACTAGAACTATTAGAACCGTTACGAGAAATTACTCGTGCAGAGGTAGCAGCATTAATTTATCAGGCTTTAGTTGCCAGAGGCCAAGCAGAAGTTATTCCCTCTCTCTATATCGTCAAACCAGATACAGAAATTCCCTCATTTTCTGATTTAGTAGGACATTGGGCAGAACCATTTATTCGGGCTTTAGTGAGTATGAATTTAACTCAGGGTTTTGCTGATGGGAGTTACCAACCAGATAAACCCATGACTCGCGCCCAATATACGGCTTTAATAGCGGCTGCTTTTAACCCCACACCCAAACGCCCAGTAACTGAGTTTACAGATGTCCCAGGCGATTTTTGGGCAGCTAAAGCCATTCAAATAGCCGCTAGTGGTGGTTTTGTGGGAGGATTTAGCGATCGCACTTTTCGCCCCCATCAAAACGTGCAGAGAATACAGGTGATTGTTTCCCTAGTCAACGGACTGGGACTACCAGCCGCTAATAGTGATTTGTTAATTGCTTACACTGATAGAAAGTCTATTCCTGAATATGCCAGAACAGCGATCGCAACTGCCATCCAACAAAATATTATTATCAATTATCCAGACCCCAAGCTGCTTGCACCCACCAGAGATGCCACACGCGCCGAAGTTGCAGCTATGATTTATCAGGCATTAGTCGTCCTCAAACGGGTTAAACCTATTTAG
- a CDS encoding four helix bundle protein: MSLKECRETQYWLEMLIESETVPPRKFNLLLQEAVEIGKILVASINKLKQKPKL; this comes from the coding sequence ATTAGTCTGAAAGAGTGTAGAGAAACGCAATATTGGTTGGAAATGTTAATTGAATCAGAAACAGTACCACCTCGAAAGTTTAACCTTCTCCTGCAAGAAGCAGTTGAAATTGGGAAAATTTTAGTTGCTTCCATCAACAAACTCAAACAAAAACCAAAATTATAA
- a CDS encoding ABC transporter ATP-binding protein, translated as MIEVEHLSKIYGSTAAITDVTFSVEPGEILGFLGPNGAGKTTTMRILAGYLPATNGKAKIAGYDVHENSLAIRQKIGYLPETPPLYPEMTVEGFLHFVARIKGVSAGDRRQKVEAAMQRCNLQEKRKVIIRKLSKGYRQRVGIAQAIVHDPPAIILDEPTVGLDPRQIIDVRNLIKSLAGTHTIILSTHILPEVSMTCSRVAIINRGKVVAINTPENLMTQLTGGSGYELEITGEAALAKQVLQNVSGVILVESMPTSYQNRPHLRVISEPGTEPGKDIAAALIRGGFDLYEMRRVSASLEDVFLQLTTEEKNLQPETDTAETEGENA; from the coding sequence ATGATAGAAGTTGAACATCTCAGTAAAATATATGGTTCTACCGCAGCGATAACCGATGTCACCTTTAGCGTAGAACCAGGAGAAATCTTAGGTTTCTTAGGTCCAAACGGTGCGGGTAAAACCACAACTATGCGGATTTTAGCCGGCTATCTACCAGCAACCAATGGCAAAGCCAAAATAGCCGGGTATGATGTCCATGAAAATTCCCTCGCTATCCGCCAGAAAATCGGCTATTTACCGGAAACACCGCCTTTATACCCCGAAATGACCGTTGAGGGATTTCTGCATTTTGTAGCCCGAATTAAAGGGGTATCCGCTGGCGATCGCCGGCAAAAAGTTGAAGCAGCTATGCAACGCTGCAACTTGCAAGAAAAACGCAAAGTCATTATTCGCAAGCTTTCCAAAGGTTATCGGCAAAGAGTCGGCATTGCCCAAGCCATAGTACACGATCCCCCAGCCATTATCCTGGATGAACCCACCGTAGGACTAGACCCCCGACAAATTATTGACGTGCGAAACCTGATCAAAAGTCTAGCCGGAACCCACACAATTATCCTTTCTACCCACATTCTCCCAGAAGTGAGCATGACTTGTAGCCGTGTAGCCATCATCAATCGCGGTAAAGTTGTAGCCATCAATACACCAGAAAATTTAATGACCCAGTTGACAGGAGGTTCTGGTTATGAGTTAGAAATCACAGGAGAAGCGGCGCTGGCCAAACAGGTATTACAAAATGTATCGGGCGTGATTTTGGTAGAATCAATGCCGACAAGTTATCAAAACCGCCCCCATCTGCGCGTCATATCCGAACCAGGAACAGAACCAGGAAAAGATATTGCTGCCGCTTTGATTCGGGGAGGATTTGATTTATATGAAATGCGACGTGTTAGCGCCAGTTTAGAAGATGTATTTTTGCAACTGACCACAGAAGAAAAGAATTTACAACCGGAAACAGACACAGCAGAAACAGAAGGAGAAAACGCATAA
- a CDS encoding ABC transporter permease, with translation MGIVIANIIAIYRRELQSYFVSPLAYGIAGIFWFISGLFLVMILLGPGGILPTIAAYDVQGQQFGIPVPPIDVPYEFVRAFLDRISWLLLFILPILSMGLYAEERKRGTLELLATSPVTNWAVAVGKLLGVLTFFITMVLPLLGFEAIAISGSNPPMSPIIPIVGHLGLILLAAAILSLGMFISSLTDSTLLSAVLTFGVVVLLLLIDSISKVIPGPIGQAIGHLSLLKHYNTLIQGIFDSSALILFASYIILGIFLTAQSIDALRFQRQ, from the coding sequence ATGGGTATCGTCATCGCTAACATTATTGCCATTTATCGCCGGGAATTACAAAGTTATTTTGTATCACCTTTGGCTTATGGTATAGCTGGCATCTTTTGGTTTATTTCTGGTTTATTTCTGGTGATGATTCTACTCGGACCCGGTGGAATTTTACCCACAATTGCTGCTTATGATGTTCAAGGGCAGCAATTTGGAATTCCCGTTCCACCAATAGATGTACCCTATGAATTTGTCCGCGCATTTTTAGATCGCATCAGTTGGTTATTATTGTTTATCCTGCCCATACTTTCAATGGGACTTTATGCCGAAGAACGCAAACGGGGAACATTAGAATTATTAGCTACATCACCAGTTACTAACTGGGCTGTAGCCGTCGGTAAATTATTAGGAGTGCTAACGTTTTTTATTACAATGGTTTTACCATTACTAGGTTTTGAAGCCATCGCCATTAGCGGATCAAATCCTCCCATGTCCCCCATCATTCCCATTGTTGGTCATTTAGGTTTAATCTTACTTGCAGCAGCAATTTTATCTTTAGGAATGTTCATTTCCTCATTAACAGACAGCACACTTTTATCAGCCGTTCTCACCTTTGGTGTTGTGGTCTTACTGTTATTGATTGACTCCATCTCTAAAGTTATTCCCGGCCCCATAGGACAAGCTATAGGTCATCTATCCCTACTCAAACATTACAACACTTTAATTCAAGGTATTTTTGACAGCAGCGCCTTAATTTTATTTGCCAGTTACATTATATTAGGCATCTTTCTTACAGCCCAATCAATTGATGCACTCCGTTTTCAACGTCAATAG
- a CDS encoding GldG family protein: MKKISKKKFANLLFLFGLFLLTLGLTVGLISEKWGILPLAFIISGFLICVVWIGLKTQQSQFWSKRSTQSTTNALVATLAVLTILGLINFLGTRYQLRLDLTETQLFTLAPQSKELLRNLPKPATVWLFTREENLLDQELLENYRRQSPNFKFEYIDPQTRPGLAEKFGVKDFGEVYLEFDNKRQLVQTIRENERLSEVRLTSRLQQIISNTTAKVYFLQGHGELEITSAKNSISQAVQGLTDKNFTALPLNLTEQTKLPEDAAVVVVAGPKRALFDGEVKALQDYLNSGGNLMLMIDPNIDPKIDNLLKDWGVKLDNRLAVDISEVSSGLGPAAPLVREYGQHPITKDFGNGISFYPLARPILINPVPDIESTPLLRTKSYPSSWAESNQQSEKLEFNEGQDLKGPLTLGVALKRKLPSPTPTASPTPTASPTPTTSPTPTTSPTPTASPTPTTSPTPTTSPTPTTFPTPTASPTPTTSPTPTASPTPTASPTEENSQNKTKESRLVVLGNSDFARDGLFQQQLNGDVFLNSVTWLSQQDQQPLSIRPKEPKNRRITMSTAKANLLSISSLLLLPFIALTTGAIIWWKRR; this comes from the coding sequence ATGAAAAAAATATCTAAAAAAAAATTTGCCAACCTGCTATTTTTGTTTGGACTATTCTTATTAACCCTTGGTTTAACAGTCGGTTTAATTTCCGAAAAATGGGGTATATTACCTTTAGCATTTATAATTTCTGGTTTTCTAATTTGCGTTGTTTGGATCGGACTTAAAACCCAGCAAAGTCAGTTTTGGAGTAAACGGTCTACCCAATCTACAACTAACGCCTTAGTTGCTACTTTAGCAGTATTAACAATATTAGGATTAATCAACTTTTTAGGTACACGCTACCAGTTACGCCTAGATTTAACAGAAACTCAATTATTTACCCTCGCACCCCAATCTAAGGAATTACTGCGTAACTTACCAAAACCTGCAACAGTCTGGTTATTTACCAGAGAAGAAAATCTTCTAGACCAAGAATTACTAGAAAATTATCGTCGTCAAAGTCCCAACTTTAAATTTGAATATATCGACCCCCAAACCAGACCAGGATTAGCAGAAAAATTTGGTGTCAAAGATTTTGGTGAAGTTTACCTAGAATTTGATAATAAACGCCAATTAGTACAGACAATCCGCGAAAATGAACGTCTATCAGAAGTTAGATTAACTAGCCGTTTGCAACAAATCATTAGCAATACTACCGCCAAAGTTTACTTTCTTCAAGGTCACGGTGAACTAGAAATTACATCTGCTAAAAATTCTATTTCCCAAGCAGTACAAGGATTAACAGACAAAAATTTCACAGCATTACCTCTCAATTTAACAGAACAAACAAAACTTCCTGAAGATGCTGCTGTTGTCGTTGTTGCTGGACCAAAACGAGCATTATTTGACGGCGAAGTTAAAGCCTTGCAAGATTATCTTAATAGTGGCGGTAACTTAATGTTAATGATTGACCCCAATATTGATCCAAAAATTGATAACTTGCTCAAAGATTGGGGTGTAAAATTAGATAATCGTTTAGCTGTTGATATTTCTGAGGTAAGTTCAGGATTAGGACCTGCTGCACCTTTAGTTAGAGAATATGGACAACATCCCATCACTAAAGATTTTGGCAATGGAATTTCTTTTTATCCCCTCGCACGTCCTATACTAATTAACCCAGTTCCTGATATCGAATCTACTCCTCTACTCAGAACTAAATCATATCCTAGTAGTTGGGCAGAAAGTAACCAGCAAAGCGAAAAGTTAGAGTTTAATGAAGGTCAAGATTTGAAAGGACCGCTAACTTTAGGCGTAGCATTAAAAAGAAAGTTACCATCCCCAACTCCTACTGCTTCCCCAACTCCTACTGCTTCCCCAACTCCTACAACTTCCCCAACTCCTACAACTTCCCCAACTCCTACTGCTTCCCCAACTCCTACAACTTCCCCAACTCCTACAACTTCCCCAACTCCTACAACTTTCCCAACTCCTACTGCTTCCCCAACTCCTACAACTTCCCCAACTCCTACTGCTTCCCCAACTCCTACCGCTTCTCCAACTGAGGAAAATTCTCAAAACAAAACCAAAGAATCCCGGTTAGTGGTGTTAGGAAACTCAGATTTTGCCAGGGATGGCTTATTCCAGCAACAATTAAATGGAGACGTATTTCTCAACTCAGTAACTTGGTTGAGTCAGCAAGATCAACAACCCCTTTCAATTCGTCCCAAAGAACCGAAAAATCGCCGCATCACCATGTCAACCGCAAAAGCCAATTTATTAAGTATTTCTTCCTTGTTGCTTTTACCTTTCATTGCTTTGACAACAGGCGCTATTATTTGGTGGAAAAGAAGATAG
- a CDS encoding DUF4340 domain-containing protein, whose translation MKRTTLILILLALGLGGFVYFHEIRGSTQREEVKKNQQQIFSFSADDVQSLSVKTKDTTLNLERSGKPEPPKWVIKSPISEPANDAIISYLMDLLVKGKSEKTVSTPPNQLSEFGLDQPQATIDIQLKNQQNHKLILGKPNFNNSFLYAQVDPNDTNNGNNQENTQVLLVSKDFANAVNRELSEWKEAGKEAGENSQSQPLPGLPEPTPTNGQ comes from the coding sequence ATGAAACGTACAACTTTAATTTTGATACTTTTAGCCTTGGGCTTGGGTGGTTTTGTCTACTTTCATGAAATTAGAGGTTCAACGCAGCGAGAAGAAGTTAAAAAAAATCAGCAGCAAATTTTCTCTTTTTCTGCTGATGATGTTCAATCTTTATCTGTCAAGACTAAGGATACAACATTAAATCTAGAACGTAGCGGTAAACCAGAACCGCCAAAATGGGTAATTAAATCGCCAATTTCTGAACCTGCTAATGATGCCATTATTTCTTACTTAATGGATTTGTTGGTTAAAGGAAAAAGTGAAAAAACCGTATCAACTCCACCTAATCAACTGAGTGAATTTGGTTTAGATCAACCCCAAGCAACTATTGATATTCAACTCAAAAATCAGCAAAATCATAAATTAATTTTAGGTAAGCCTAATTTTAACAATAGTTTCTTATATGCCCAAGTTGACCCGAATGATACCAACAATGGAAATAACCAGGAAAATACCCAGGTTTTGTTAGTTTCTAAAGATTTCGCTAATGCTGTAAATAGGGAATTATCCGAGTGGAAAGAAGCAGGTAAAGAAGCTGGTGAAAATAGTCAATCACAACCTTTACCGGGACTGCCAGAACCTACTCCAACTAATGGACAATAA